Within Vicia villosa cultivar HV-30 ecotype Madison, WI linkage group LG1, Vvil1.0, whole genome shotgun sequence, the genomic segment gcccagaatgagaagatgagaagttcttatgtatgagtatcttctgaaatgaaaatggattattttttatatatcagaagttctgattgaaatcttttagaaattatgattcggttattactaacgtttcattgtctaagttgattcagaacctcttttaaagcaaaacagctgttacgttttatctcgggatggtaaagctgtcgttactattcatggataaacgtgcgtgcagttgaagggacgccgaccataggtaactgtgctagtcacctcattcgtctttattacctctcctcacgtcacgtaacattaaatgctattcatcattcgtttcattttattttcttttaaatactcttcaaactcttctctttccctctcatctttctctacctctttgcattcctcatcaagtttttctctctctctcttccgttttctctctctctctgaatcttttgaaatattctttttgatgttatgacaaaaagggggagaaagatatatgataaatgatttgattaatctatcagttgctggataaagctcccacacattctctaacaagaactgcaagttctatatggtttaagtgttttgcaggtataaagaagtgaagagaatcttcaaagcaaacacaagaagcaaaaccatggaaactgaagcaagccgagtgctgtcaagcttcagagatcagaagcaagaaagaagaatgaatcagaagcactgataatagaatttgatctatatttgtctatttactttgacaaaattctatttgctctgatacattattttagcctatatggctctgatacatataatgcgttcgaatatacattttatgttctgactcgttcatgctgacttttgtcgtttagtttttgttctgtaacatttcaggatgtagagatgctctgatgatgctctggtacattcaaacaatgttctgatacaaatctagcatgaagtgatgttggtagaaattcaagctctgaagctatccgagggaagcagaaattcaaagctgtgaatgttctaaagatccagaaaactcaagttctgaagctgtcctaaatggaagtagaaatcagaagctgtgaatgttcagaagatcaaagaaattcaagttctgaagctgtcctgaatggaagcagaaatcagaagctgtgaatgttcagaagatcaaagaaattcaagttctgaagctgtcctagatggaagcaggaatcagaagctgtgagtgttctagggatctaaggaaattctagttctgaagctgtcctatggaagcagaagtcagaagctatgaattctctaaagacagaagcttatatgatcgtctctaccgaaataatcagggaagtcttttattaaagttcttcgagtatttatttcagggggagattatttatctcaaggggagattgttaatctcagggggagacatattcatatgcttatgctatagctgtgtaatttgtcttttgccgtctgttctttctgatcgcaaattcatatcacttatatatgtttttgtcatcatcaaaaagggggagattgttagaacaagatttgttctgatcaattatcttagttttgatgataacaataatatgaattttgcttaagataatatggtactctaatccaatgcaatttccctttcaggaaatatataaagagtacgcataattcagcgctcagaagctttgtctcaaatggttcagcatgcaacatcagaacatggtctggcaagacatcagaagatggtcgaagcagaatcagaacatgggtctatggaagcatcagaagaacaagagaacagaagcactgaagttctgatggtatcacgctcagaagcacttcaaggtcagaagatcagaagatgctatgcaccaagctgtttgactctgatgatattcaaacgttgtattcacaagcatcagatcagaagaaagtacaagtggcaggctacgctgactgacaaaaggaacgttaaaagctattaaaggctacgtcagtagacacagcgtgaacaaggctcgaggtagttgacaaaagcgtataacattaaatgcgatgctgtacggaacacgcaaagcattaaatgcattcaacggtcatcttctccaacgcctataaatataaagttctgatgagaagcaaggttaacgattctgcaccaaaacaactcatatcaaacttgctgaaacgctgttcaattcaaaactcagaatcttcatcttcatcaaagctcactacattgcttttgtaatattttagtgagattaagcttaaacgattaagagaaatatcacagtttgtgattatagctttcaagaagcatttgtaatactcttagaattgattacattaagttgtaaggaactagagtgatcgtgtggatcagaatactctaggaagtcttagaggttatctaagcaggttgtaactagagtgatcgtgtggatcagtagactctagaaaagtcttagagggtatctaagcagttgttcctggagtgatcagtgtgtgatcagaagactctggaagacttagttgctgactaagtggaaaaccattgtaatccgtgcgattagtggattaaatcctcagttgaggtaaatcatctctgcgggggtggactggagtagtttagataacaacgaaccaggataaaaataactgtgcaatttatttttatctgtcaagtttttaaagctacacttattcaaaccccctctttctaagtgtttttctatccttcaactttcAGCGATGACAAACTGATAGTGAAATTCGACATAGCCCCGTTCATTATATCAAATAGATTGTGTTAAACAATTTTGAACCAGAAGCACATATAGCTTGAATGCTAAAAGCCGGAAAGTATATCACAAGAATGTTTTAGATAGTTTCCATTATGTTCATACGATTCCAAACCTAAATATTGCAATGTGCATACTCCATTCCTAAAGCTTCAATCTTGTTAAAACTTTAACATTCCATTTAGATTGCATGATATTTCAGTTGattctttagtttttttttcaattggATTCACAAACAATTAGATTGGTTCAAAATTCAGAAGATAGATCCATTAGATAGTGGTTACTTTTCACAACATATTAGGTACATTAATAAAAGTCATTTCagcaaaagtcaaactttgaaaTCAAAATACTTCAGTAATTACTAACCAAAAGGTCCCAAGGAGAGCAAATTGCTACAGCTCCAGCTACCGGAGTATTCTCACCTTCCTCACCAAGATATTTTACCTGCAAACAATCCTTACAATCATACAGTGTTGTGCCAAGCTATTTGGATATTTGAGCACATGTTAATTTGGGAAGGGAGCGTGCGTTTGAAGAAATAGAGATCAATGTGGGAAGGCAGCAATTTAAGATGTATGTGATTATACGGAAACTTCAACATTTAGATTAGTTGAGCCATGATTAATCAATAAGAAGATTATAAGACTTGAGCCGCGAATTTACCAGAATATTAGCTCCAACACTATTTCCAACCATAAACAAAGGTGCCTTGGGATTCTCTTTGTGGAGATAATTAACAACTGTGCGAGTATCCTCAGTCCATCCAGAATTGTAGAAAACATCAGACTGAAATAATTTTAATAAGCATTTACATTACCAGAAGAAGAAAACAACAAAACTGATAGTACGCCATAATATTATTGAGATGCACATCAGTCCTACAACTTCAACAAAAAGAAACGCAATTAATCTACATATTCCTAACCGTGATTGGAACACCTCCAAGTCCTCGGTGATTACTAACAACAACTTTCCATCCGCGTTTTGCCGTATGATATGCAAGGTGCTTTAGATACTGCAAAGAAAggaaaaataacaaactataagatGGCACTACAATACACAAATAAACAATAGTAGCTTGAAATAACTTACAGGAGCTGAAGAATCACTTGTTAAACCAGGAATCAAAATAGCAATGGGAGTAGATTCATCTTTATTTACAACACTGCTAGAATCTGTAAAATGACCAAACACAAAATTCTGAAAGATCAACAAGTCTTTCTAATTTGATAAACAATAGTCCAATAGTACCAAAATTACTATGCATTTTCCAATAATACTTCCGTCCCTACATAGATTAtctgatgttgattctttgttctaagaattttttttactaattatcTCTATTGAAGAGTAAACTTCCAGTTTTTAAAAAGCGAAAAAGGCCGTGACAAAATGGTATTAGAAGATGCGGGTATCGAAAAGTGTGGATAGCAATACAGTTATTCAAACAAATTGTGCGGCTAATCCACACTGCAACGATCGCAATCAATGTCGCTGTAAGCCTTTACGCGACTGCGACTGAAATTTAAAACCTTTCTATCAATAAATTATCTGAAGGACAGAAAAGCAATTATGAGAATATTCTATACTATATGCATACCGTCAGAGTTAATTACCCAGTCCAAAGCAAGGGTTCCACCATCAGAAGTAGTAAATAATTGTCTGAAATTGAAACCAATGAACTAATCAATTTAATTTATACAAAAAAGAATaagataaaaagaagaaaaaaaagagaaggtgAAATGACTGTTCTGACCTTTTGTAACTGAAAACCGGAGGTCTACCAAAGAAGTTGAGAAAAACCGTTTGAAGATGAGGACTGGAAAGCCAGGGCGTGACAGAATATCTTCCGTGAAGAATCCGGCACTTTGAAACAACGGCGCTGTAGATTTCTGAGGAGGAGTTGTAGGTAAAGTCAACAGGGGAGCCTGAGAATCCGGTGAAGAGATCTTCGAAGAAATGGATTTCGAGGAAATTGTAGAGAAAGCATATGAGAAGAGTGGTGAAGATGAGGAGGTAATGCCAGATTGGAAGAAGAGAGAGTCCTTTGAGAATGAACAGGTAACcgtttgaagatgatgatggatcAGAC encodes:
- the LOC131643704 gene encoding embryogenesis-associated protein EMB8-like isoform X2 is translated as MESDPSSSSNGYLFILKGLSLLPIWHYLLIFTTLLICFLYNFLEIHFFEDLFTGFSGSPVDFTYNSSSEIYSAVVSKCRILHGRYSVTPWLSSPHLQTVFLNFFGRPPVFSYKRQLFTTSDGGTLALDWVINSDDSSSVVNKDESTPIAILIPGLTSDSSAPYLKHLAYHTAKRGWKVVVSNHRGLGGVPITSDVFYNSGWTEDTRTVVNYLHKENPKAPLFMVGNSVGANILVKYLGEEGENTPVAGAVAICSPWDLLAISIRDFDDHATRLFAKYETVDTYYRRCSSTPYVKSVAIPLLCISALDDPVCTKEAIPWDECRLNKNIVLATVKHGGHLAFFEGITASSLWWVRAANEFLDVLHSSPYMHEQKQVSKPKAPLDSSIDQSPYINVTQDGMVAALDSEPTTENQKKNK
- the LOC131643704 gene encoding embryogenesis-associated protein EMB8-like isoform X1; this encodes MESDPSSSSNGYLFILKGLSLLPIWHYLLIFTTLLICFLYNFLEIHFFEDLFTGFSGSPVDFTYNSSSEIYSAVVSKCRILHGRYSVTPWLSSPHLQTVFLNFFGRPPVFSYKRQLFTTSDGGTLALDWVINSDDSSSVVNKDESTPIAILIPGLTSDSSAPYLKHLAYHTAKRGWKVVVSNHRGLGGVPITSDVFYNSGWTEDTRTVVNYLHKENPKAPLFMVGNSVGANILVKYLGEEGENTPVAGAVAICSPWDLLITDRFITRAPVQKFYDKALTGGLQDFAKSHQPIFSRLGNWEGIMKAISIRDFDDHATRLFAKYETVDTYYRRCSSTPYVKSVAIPLLCISALDDPVCTKEAIPWDECRLNKNIVLATVKHGGHLAFFEGITASSLWWVRAANEFLDVLHSSPYMHEQKQVSKPKAPLDSSIDQSPYINVTQDGMVAALDSEPTTENQKKNK